The Sceloporus undulatus isolate JIND9_A2432 ecotype Alabama chromosome 7, SceUnd_v1.1, whole genome shotgun sequence genome segment TGCCCCAGGGTGCCACACACCCCTGGCccaaggagggagggctctggaCCCAAAAAAGGCATGGCATTGTGACCTGCTGCATAAGTTGTGCAAATGAAGGGGCCACAGGACCCTCGCTGTGCCCTCTGGCTTTGGCTTTGCCAGTCATTGTCAGGCCATGCAAAGCCCATCCCTGTCCTCACTGGAAATCTTATTCTGCCCCCAGAGATACTCAGGGGGCTTAAGTGTGCAGAAGCTGAATGCCTTGAGCTCCCCAGACATTCTGAGCGGTGTGGGAGTTGGGGAGGGGTCCCAGCCAGGAGCTTCGCCAGAGCTTCTGGGGGTCCCTCTGTGGGGTGCCTTCATGACATGCCTGAATCCTTCCTCTGCAGCTGCTGCGCCAGCGCCAGGAGGGTAAAGCAGTGGCCCAGAGGAGTTTGCAGCGGGCACAAGAGGACCGGCGCCTCCTCCAGGAGCGGttggggaggctgcagcagatcCAGGCCCAGGCGGAGAGTGAGAAGCGTGAGGCTGAGCGCTCTTCCCTACGCTTGGAGAAAGACCGGGAGGCCCTCAGGAAGACCCTCGATAAGGTGGGCAGCTGGGCGGCTCCCCCTCATCTGCCCCACAAAAGAGGGACTGGTGCttgggttcaaaatgtggcaggcCAGAATCTGGGTAAAGGGAGAAAAGGACTGAGAGGAAACTGAGGCAGTCCTGTGGGACTCACTGCCACATCTGGCTGGCCCAGGAAAGAAGGGTCTGACCAATTCTGCGGGCGGATGCCAGGCGCTGCTCTGCCTCTGGCCCAGCATGAAGGGGCGATTTCACTCTTTGGAGGCTTGGGAGAGAGCTGAGTCAGAGGCCCTGCACCTAGTGCCAAAGGGGTTAGGTGGGTTGGCAGCCTTCTTGGCAGTGCCATCCCTGTGGGTGACCCTCCTGTTttcagggaggggagggaggggtggaCCCATGGCATCATTTTTCTGCAGGATGTCTCAGGCATCCCCTTCCAGTTTAAAATCCCAAATTTTTAGGTTTGTCCCTGGTTGTGGATGTTTCCTGAGCATCTCTAGAGAGGGAAATGAGAATGAGGGTGGGCTGCCTTTGCCCCCTGCTTGTGAATCTTGTTAGGGGAGGCGGGAGTGGAATTCATGGGCGGTCTGTCTTTCCAAAGAATCCAGGAGCgcctgagcatgcacagaatggccctctcccctccccatgaCCTCCAAGCAGGCAGTGTGGGGCAGGGGCTGCCTGGCACATGGGCCTCTGCAGTCACgggcttctctttggcctggcaGGTGGAGCGAGAGAAGCTGAAGAGCCACGAAGACTTTGTGCGGCTGACACTGGAGAAAGAGCACCTTGAGCGGTCTCTGGCGGCTGTGGAGCAGGAGCTGGTGGAGGCGCAACGGCGGATCCAGGTGCTGGAGGTTGGtgccttttcttcccctcccccccaaagtgCCAGACACGCATCGAGAGGCGTTAGCATGCCCTCTCATCCCTGGGCTGCAGTGGCCCTTCTGTGCTTCTGCTAATGTCTGCCAGGACAGGCAGGCAGTGCCCTACGTGTGGCTGGAGTGTGTCCGGTCTGGGCCTCTCTTGGGCAGGAGCCTTCTGGCCCTGCCTGAGAACCAACAAGGGTCAAGGCTGCCCCAGCATTGCGTccaaggagggaaagggagggatggATGGAAATAAGGCGCCTGGGACCTCACTCTTACGGACTGCATGGAAGTGGTGctgtttgggagggagggtgggtATGCCCCAGGAGAAGGCGGTTGCCTTGCTCTCTTGGATGGGGCACATAGTCCTTCTCTTCCCCGCTCATCATGCTGGTGCCCATTTGGCCTTACCAGGCACAGGTGGCAGAGGTGCCTACCCGGCCCAGGCAGGATCTCCAGGGCGAGGCAGAGCACCAGCGCAGCTCCCAGCATCAGGCAGAGCAGACTTTGGAGGGCCGCGAGCGAATCCACCGGCAATGGGTCCGAGGCCTGGAGGAGCAGGTAATGTGGGCCCCCAGACTTGCACCTCCCCTTACCCCTTGGAGGGCCCACCTGTCCCCCAAGTGCCCCCCACCTCCCTTGGGCTCTCCTCCTTTTTCCACAGGCCTCTATGCTGAAGGAGCAGCTGCAGACAGGGGGCCAGAAGGactacttccctccctcctccgccATCCTCTCAGGGGACTAGGTGCTTCAAATGCAGCCATACACCAGCATGGAGTTGCAACTTTCAGCCTGGGTCAGGGACAAGCAGgagggcaaaagtgtgtgtgtatggggccGGAGGGGGGGGGTGTTAGGCCTTTTTTGTGACAATCAAAATCAATTTTGGCGCTCATTTTCTTCAGACAGAAAATGGCACACAGAGGGAAAGGGGGCAGCTTCCAGCAGAACCTCCTGGAGTCCTCCTTTGGGCCGAGGAAGGGGCTGCAGCAGCCTCCCCTGCCTCCAGAAAATCTCTAGCCATACATTGGGAAATGGAGCTGTGCTTTGGTCTCTGTCTCTCAGCTGAGGGGCTGGAAGATcgccccagctgcctctcaggtTCCCTCTTTTCACTGATCTCTTCTTATTAAATGTGACCaagatgtatatttttaaaaagcagtatgtAGACACTAACGCCATGCACCTAtgcgtgcgcatgtgtgtgtacatatatattttctttgtttgttaaTGTACCAATTAATCAAGAAAAGTAGAAAGCTATTTTTATACTGATGATGCTGTAGTTGTGGCTAAACCAGGGGACAGTCCAGAATAAAGGCTGGCTCTTGTATTACTATGCGCTTTGCCCCTCGTTCCTGTCCTTCACCCCATTCACCCAGCTTTCTGCGTTTCCAGAGCACCTGCAGTGCGGAGAGGAGGACTGAAACAGATTTTGTCAGAGAGGCTTTATAACAAAAGTGGTGACACTTCTGGTTTATTTTTAgttgtttaaacattttttagaaaaggaggaaaaaggagtTACTCATACAAAAAGGAGACTCACAAACCCAACAGCCTTGGCTTTGGCCCTGTGAGAAAGCTGTGTGACGGGGGGCCAGGGGCAGCGCTTCGTTGGGACCACCAAGcagcttccattttaaaaagaagcgtGCAGTGTTCCCAGAAAAGAACCAGGTAATATAAAATGATGTGTGTAGCTGCACACAGCACAGACACGCAAGACTATTAATGGGCACAAGGCAGACTTTTCTACGGCTTGTTTGGACAAAGCCTGGCAGCAAAGGAGGAAGGCACTGGGCCCAGGGCTGGTCTTGGCCCTTTGGTGGCCACAGATGGCAGTGGCTCTGGCATCTGTGGcacaaaagcccccccccccccagtgccacAGAGTCCACCACTCCAGCTTAGCAGCCACCACAACTCCTTGCACAAGAGATGGCCACGCTCTGGCAGAGTCCACTAgtcgccatgatgccacactTGGAGAACTTGTCGCGACAAAAGTCAGCTGCAAAGGAAGGCAGAAGGGAGTTGGCCGTTAGACGACTGGCACGGAAGGATGGCATGGCTGTTTCCCATGGCAGTGGTGGGGAAAACAACCCCTGCCTGTTCCCAGCTTCCCCAGGTCTAGGCGCCCTTGCTGTGTTTCAGGGGACCAGGTGGGGGTCACTGGCACGGCAGCTGAcccatctgcccaccgctctggcACAACCCAGGCTGTTGATTAGGTGACTGGCAGCTGGTGGTACTCAAACAGATGGTTGCCTCAGCACTTACTTACCTCTGAGGAGCTCTTCGTGGGCACACACCGTGCGGACGCAAATCTCCTTATTGATCACGTAAACGCGGCGGAGGCTGTTGGAAAGTGGGCACAACGAGAAGAAGAGGATAATCTGCCAAGGGGATGGATAACCTGCACCCCTGCTGACTGTGTACATATCTAGGTACACAAGTCCATATGTCCCTACATCGATGAGACATATGGAAAGAGAGCCTCTTTCAAGAGCACCATGATGGGCACCCCCCACCAGAGAAAGCAAACCATCATCCTCTTGTCCTGTGGCGCAGGGAAAGCAAGGCCTGGTTGTGTGCACACTTTGTGGAAGCAGAGTCAAAGAGGCCAAGAGGGCCATCTACTACTCTGCAGCTGGGATCCAAGAAGCTGAACAACAAGCAGCTAAGTGTTTTCATTTAGTGCTGCTCTGATTTTTCACTGCTTGGGACTCTTGTGGCATCTGTCACAAGGACTTTGGAGAAAAGGGAACATGGCTGGATTTGCTGGCATAAAACCACCTGGCTGCCCCTTTCTGTTTTGGAACCCCCCAAAACAGCTTTTATTCTGGACAGCCAAGGCATACTTTCCAAACACTGAAGTGTCTCTGTTAGCTAACCACTCTAGGAAGGGGATGCCACCTGGGCCCTGCTCTAAGAAGGTGGGGCAGTGGTCCCAAGCGAGGCATGGCTGGAGAAGCTGGCAGGGGCTGGCCTGCCCACGGATGCTCACCTGTAGAAGCAGATCTCATTCAGGCACTGTTTGCAGGGCTTGTGGACCGAGTAGAGCCGAGTGCAGGGGTACTGCTCCTCCTGGCAGTCTGGAAAGAGATCATGCCAGGCATTGTTACTGAGAGCCATGGCCAGGTGTTTTCTCTGCAGGTTCTAGGcaaagtctttaagcagaggctggatggccatctgtcggggatgctttgactgagagttcctgcacggcagggggttggactggatggcccttgcagtctcatcatatgaaagtctttcctTTGCTGGCATGGAGATGCCTTTACTAGAGAGCCCTCAGCCTCTCACCCATAAGTAATAATGccttaatggtggtggtggtggtgggtgagcGGGGTCGGGGTCTAGTGCAGCTCTGTAGTACACAAGAGTGCCAGATTGTCCTCCCATACCATAGAGTGCTAGGAAAATGCAAAGCACCCTGCAGGCGGCCCAGTCATGAGAAGGACAAAGATGGGAAGCCTGGCTGAGGAAGGAGCAGTCCTTTCCCagtggcctccagctgctccctccctctccttccaatATACaagaggcaaggaaggaagggtttTTTCTAGCTCTGAATGAGAGGAGTTCAAGAGGGCCATGACTAGACTCTGGCAATGCATGGCTCTCCCCAGTTCCTTCTCTTGAGTGATTCCTCCTAACAAACTAGGGACAGTTGCCATCATGAGAAATGCACAATCAACAACAAGCCTACCCAGTGGTCCGGGTTCAGTGGGCTCTGTCTCGGCAGCATCTGGCAAAGgatgggagaagaaaaggagactCAGTGACCTGCAACAGGACCACTCTCCATCCCAGAGTCGGGGAAGAGCCAGCCACGCTTACCGAGGGTTGGGGCAGGGATGACCTCCTGCTGGTTCTGCTGCTGGGACTGGTACTGGTACTGCTCCTCGGGAGTCTGGGGGGAGATGTCTGCAATGCAAAGGAGGGCATCAGCTCCACTTGCTCTGGCCCCTAGTCCACCCCAAAGCCAAAGCCTGGCCTCTGGGTGCTTGGTTttgaagggggagaaaaaagagaccACTCACCATTGCCAGCATAATCGTAATAGTCTTGACTTTCTAGAAAACAATGAAGGGCTCCGTTTAAACCCCCAGAGGAAGGAGAAGCACATTCCCTGTTTGGGATGGGAAGCCATGCCACCTCCTGGGGAAAACCAGCCCTTGGCGATGCCAAAAGGGTGCCAGGTTTGCAGGCACCCTTTCTTTGACGCAGACCTGGCAGGAGGTCAGATGTCCCTTGAGAAGGATGGGCAGCAGAGCCTAGGCAGCAAGGGGGTACTCACCTATTTCATACGGCACGTATGGTGTGTCATGGTAGGCCGGGTCCTCCGTGTCGTACTGCCCCTGAGCCAGGAGTGCTGctttggaagagagagaaggggggcagACAGGACTCCTCCCCTGCTCACagcagagaaagggagaaggcGCCTTGGGAAGCACAAGCAGCCCAGGGACCCATAACCAACTCTGGCCTCCACAGCCTGATCCATTGGCCTCTCTGGAGGAAGAGGGAAGCGAGGCTGTAGGCAAGGATGGGGTTTCAAGAGGGGGACTGAGGCCCAGAATATGAACGGCtcctggcctcctccctcctgctTCCACTACAAGAGCACTCTCTTTCTGCCCACCAAGGAAGGGGATCTCTCACTcacctgggaggcagaggaggaagaggaacagagCCTTCATGCTTGGCGGGTGGAGATGGGGCTTCTGGGTGCTCAGGAAATGGCCAGAGGAACTGGAATGAAAGAGAAGGGAACCACCTGGGCGTCCCAAGAGTAGTGAACCACCTGGGCGTCAGGCAGGAAGACACTCGTTTGGACTTCAGGCCATGTGCCAGTGCCACGTCCCTCCCCTGGCAGTGTTAGGGGGAAAACGGGAGCAAGGGCCCCGGGGGTCTCCCACCCAGGTGCTGTCAGCCCCAGCCAACCACACTGAGCCCACGCTGCCGTTTTAACGCACATTGACCCAAATCTGTGTGATTTACATCCATGCTGACTCCCCATTTGATGCACCATGAGATGGGCCTATTCTAGGTCGGACTAAGCCACAGGATCCCAGCAGCTGTCTTCAGCAGCAACCAGTGAAAGGGGGGAAAGCCTATCCCCTACACTGTCTGCAAACCCCTTACACATGATGGAGAAATCCCGAGAGACCCACTGCTCTACGTGGGCCACCCCCCCAGTCGCCTCCCGCTTGGCACTCCGGTCTAACTCAAAGGAACAGCCATACTCCTGGGAAAACGAGCCCTTCCCTCCCCACACCTGGGACCCCCTGCTCTTGGCCCAGAAATGGATCCTCTGGGGTACAGCAAGTCTGGGAGACTCGAAAGCAGACACTTCCCCTCCCTTTGCAGACTCTGAAAGGCAGCTGTTGACCCTGCACGCCTCGGCAGAACCAACACAGGGGCCTGGCAGGCATGGGATCCCTCCAGGGCTCTGGGCACAGAGCCACAAAATGTGCAACAGGAACACTGCCACGGGTGGGGCGGGGGATAGGCCACATTGTGACTACAGAGACTGCATGCGTGAGGACAAGGCCGGAACAGAAAGGCCCTCTCCTGGAGCCACTGGTGGGATTCCTTGGCTGGGCCTGGACCCAGGAGACACAAGGGAGGCTCGCCTTGGGGGCCAGCAGTCCTTCTGAAGGGGGTGTCAGGTTCCCCATGTTGCTTGAGCTGCAATGTGTGGGGTCACCACACAGCAGGCCATGCACTCCATTCCCTCATGCCAAATAACATTTCTAATCCATTAACATTTCCTCTACCCAATTCAGACTTTTATCTTAAgaaaaaattgattaaaaaaaccaacaaccaaatATTTGTGGATTCACAATAATGCAAATCCATGCTATGCTTCCTATCCATCAGAAGTTTTAACTGCAGTACAAGATGGAACGCAGGCTTTCCAAGTGCCTCTCCCCTGTGAAGCTGGCTGGGTCTGCGTGGGCTCCCTGCCTTTttagcctacctcacagggttaaGAGGATTCACAGCAAAGAGTTGCCAAGAGCCAGAGGCACAGTCACAGACCTCAGCCCTTCCAGCTGACTAGCTCTGAGCTGAGCTGCATCCAGGCAGAGAGGCAGCCCTAGGGAGGGTTACAGCCTGGTTGGCCCCCTCCTGTCTTTGGTCCATCCCTGGGCTGCGGAGCGCCTGAGGCCTTGGCCCAAACTTGGGTGGAATCGGACCAAGTACCAGGAGCAGGCTCTCTGCACAAACCTTGCAAGCCTGGCACGACTACAGTTGAACCATGTCCTCTGGAGGGGGCCTGGGCAGGATGTGGGGTCCTCCATTTGCCCCATGCGTGACTAGGCACTGATGCCCAACATGGCAAGAGCAGTGCAGGAGAGAAAAGAGGTCTCTTGTCCGTCCCAGCCTTGGTCCTGCAAAGAGATGTGCGCTGGGGGGTGTCTCCTGGCTGAGAGCCTGGAGTGGATCCTGTTGCTGCTGGTCCTCCAGGAAAGTTTCCTAGAAGGCTCTCCTCCGCTCTGCTCCTCCTTTGCAGAAACCATTGACCGTAGGTGCGTTGCGCTGAGACCCCTGCGTGCCCCACTCGGGCTTCCAGGAACCAGATGTTTGTGCAACACACATCTGGGAACAATCAGCCCACTCCTGCAAGGAAGGCCCCACAGGATGGCCGCTGCCTGAGGCCCCTCCCTCTGAAAAGCCCCCTCCCCAGCCTTGCCTGCAAGAGCCCAGAGAACaaaaggcagacagacagacagacagagagaagggctgacAAGGACTGCCCCCCTCCACCACAAACCTCTCCCCGGTTTAATGGCTTCCAGGGGGCCAGTTTCCAAGAAAAGGGacccagtgcccccccccccaattccacaGAGCAGGAAAAGGGGAGCAGGAGGGGGGCACTGCCTCTGCAAGCCCACAGGACCCAGCTGGTGGCATCTGCCATGAATTAAACACAAAGGCACACAGACACAGGGTCCTCAAGTGCTCCCCATCTCTCTTCAAAGGCTTTCCTACCATTGGAAAGGGCCACTGGATGCTGTGTTTTAGGGTCCCCTTCGGTCGCCATTGCTCCaggcaaggaaagggggaaagcagagaTCTTTCCAAAACACACCGTCCATCCTCACCCGCTTTGCTTTCGGGGGAGATAATCCCAGACAGGAGGCCAACCTCTCTTGGCAGGTTTGCTCTCCCTCCCTGGGGACTTTCAACACTCCAAAGAGTTGTCCCCAAACCTCCCCCCAAACCAGCCCCATGGCACACAAGGGGGGCCCCCTGCCTCTCCTCCGCATTTGGGGTGCCTTACCCGCTTGGAGATCGTCCTCCCTTTCTCGCTCTCTCTGTGTTCCTCACTCTTTCTCCCCAAACTTCCTCCTGTCTGCTTCTCGGGAGGCAAGAGAATAGCCTCCGCCGCCGCCACTGCCTCCGCCTGGGTCCTAGCACCCCCTCGTCCTCCAGGCAGCACCAGCCTCTGCGGTGACACCGAGTGCCCAGCATCCATTCCACGCTTGACCTGGGAagaggcaggagaaggaggaaggcagaggggTCTGTGGCAGGGAAGGGAGAGCCCCCCAGACACCTACTCCAGCACAGAGCAGCCCTGGCAGAGGAGGTGAACCAAAGGACAACGGGGGCTTACAAGGCCTGGGATGTCTCGCTGCGAGAGGAGGGTCTGTGGAGGGCGGCTGGAGGGCGACACAAAGCCTCCAGGTCTAGGAGCACTCTATCATCAGGGGAAGGGGGCTGGAGGGGTGGCCTGTCAGGCAGTGTCAAAGTACTAGGCATCAGGCTTGGGATGCCAGGCGACAAGGGCCCACGGCCATTTCCCGCTGGGCAGGGTGGGATGGGAGATGCCCCAAAGCCCCCACGGAGCACAAGGGGTGCTTGGCTGCCCCCTCACTTGCCCTGAAAGCCCTAGCCTGGCAGGTCAGGACTTGGCCTCTGTTAGGACACTCCAGGCCCCGCAAGGCCCCCTGACCCCCCCAGGcctgtggggaaagtgtggccgcCCGGCCCTCCCTGGTCACCTTCCAGGACTCTGCAGCCGCAGCAGTCCCTTTCTAAAGGTGGAGTCAAGCTTTGTGTTTCTAAAAAACCTTtgtgcgctgctgctgctgctgctgctgctaagtaATACTGATCTTTCCATGTGCTCCATTTTCCAAAGGCCAGCTTTAAATTACCAACTGTTCAAAACATTCTGTAGATCAATAAAAGAAGATATAAACAGAccttaaaaacaagaacaacactgtgaagaaaataaattctgtttAATGTGAGGCATAGCTAAAACTACATTGAAATGCACTGGACCATCACTCCCTCTCTTTCACAGGAGCTTTCCTTTTAGGAAGTAGGAAGAAAGAAGTCTTATGGTGAGGCAGGGAGGGTCTGAAGACACTCAAGGTTCAAAGGTGCCACTGCCAAGCCCTGGCATAGGAAATGTCACCCCCGGAAGGCTGTGGGTAAGGAATGGCCAGCCGACTCCTGGCAGCAACAGGCTGAGCAAAAGGACACAGTGTTTGGGACCTTGGCAAAGGAAATTTTTGGAGGGGTTCCCAGCCTGGCAAACGGTGACCTTACAAGCCTGGCAGGAGCCAGAAATGGTTTGGTGGGCATGGAAATGGTGGGAAGGGACACCGGATGCCGGTTCTGTGCCTACCTTGGCCCTGGAGGTTAACAACTTGCCAAAAGCTCCCCCAGAACCACACACACCCTGCGTGCTCCTCTGCGCTGGGAATAGGGTATGGAAAGCCCTCCCCCAGCATGGCAAGCACCGCTGGGTACTGGGGGAGAATGGGCCCCCTGGAGGACTCTGAAATCCCCCATTTTGGGGGTCCAGGAGGGCAAGGGTTGCTCAGGGCTGAAAAGAGGCCAAGGAGAGGCTGGGATGGCGAGCGCTGGTTCCAAAGGAAATAAGTTAAGCAGTCCCATTCTGAGGGAAGCCCAATGGAGGCTGGGGGCCGTGGCGGCACTGGCGGTCCAGCGTCATCTGGTGGCGATGGAGATTTTGCCTTTGGCGAAGACAGCCTGGTTGAGTGGAGGCCACGGGGGCAGTGGCCTTTGGCGCATCTCCCTCTCAAGCTGCTTGAAGAGCTTCCTAGGTGGCTTCTTGTGCCGCAGCGCCCGGAGACTACTGAGCCCGCCATGGTCCAAGCCGGtctgaaaaggggggaaagcgtCTGGGAAGGGGCTCTCATCTTCTCCTCCCTCGGGCACCGAGTGGGAGATAGGCAAGCAGGGCACAAAGCCTGCAGCTTGTCTCTGTCACTTGACAGCCCCTGGCTGCTCAACTGAGAGACAGACTGCTCCTAAGCATGGGGGCATTCTTTAGCCTCAAGGCTAAGAGCATCTGACAAAAAACCTTTTTTCCCACAAACAtgccaaatgcatttttaaaagccctgcTTTGGCTAGCTTTCttcttacagttagtctcaaagtgctacaagatccctttgcatatggatTCCACAATGCAAGTAATGGTGGCAAAAGTGACAATTCCTTCTGCAATGCCAACCTAAATGTACTGGCAACTGGTCTGCATGGATGAGCACCGCAAGCCCTGCTTGGGGAGAAAAGGGCCACTatctccccttccccaccaccaggCCCTTCTCTGAGCCCAGCCCTCCAGCTTTCCACTGCCCTCACCCGCCGTACCTCCACCACAAAAGCCGCAAAGAAGTGGAGCGTGGCCAACCCCAGCAGGATTGCCTTGAAGCTGAGGTCTCCAATGCTCTTCAGCTGCAGCCACTGTTTCATGAAGGCTAGCGGGTAGATGGTCAGCCAGACCATCAGGCCAAAAAGGAGGATCAAAGCGACCAGGAACACCACTGGAAGGCAAGgggagcaaaagagaaagagatggagaatgCTTGCAACACATCCACAGGTTTGCAGACATAACACACAGACCAAGTTAGAAATGAGATGTGGCCAGACAGCGCGGCCCATTCACCCAAATCCTAGGGTGAAACCACCAGTCATAGGTTGTGTACAAACAGCTCAGCTTCAGGAAAGGCAAACAGAAGACCAGGGAAAATGTCAGATGGGGGAACCGCAAGGGTGATGGTTAGaagggtggaagagaggaggcatgACAGGGATGGCCTTTGGCTCTTCTTCCCTGCTGTGGTCGGCCAATGTGCAACAGAGGAGAAAGCCAACCCTGCCTGCATCTTGGGAGTATCTTGCTCCCTGCATGGACCGGACCTTCCTGGCTATGTCAGGTGCAGGGGAGAAATATTGAGGGCGCTTACCATTTGTGTAGAGGGGCTTCCGGAAAGGGT includes the following:
- the MFAP2 gene encoding microfibrillar-associated protein 2 isoform X5 → MGQMEDPTSCPGPLQRTWFNCSRARLASSSGHFLSTQKPHLHPPSMKALFLFLLCLPALLAQGQYDTEDPAYHDTPYVPYEIESQDYYDYAGNDISPQTPEEQYQYQSQQQNQQEVIPAPTLDAAETEPTEPGPLDCQEEQYPCTRLYSVHKPCKQCLNEICFYSLRRVYVINKEICVRTVCAHEELLRADFCRDKFSKCGIMATSGLCQSVAISCARSCGGC
- the MFAP2 gene encoding microfibrillar-associated protein 2 isoform X4, producing MGQMEDPTSCPGPLQRTWFNCSRARLASSSGHFLSTQKPHLHPPSMKALFLFLLCLPAALLAQGQYDTEDPAYHDTPYVPYEIESQDYYDYAGNDISPQTPEEQYQYQSQQQNQQEVIPAPTLDAAETEPTEPGPLDCQEEQYPCTRLYSVHKPCKQCLNEICFYSLRRVYVINKEICVRTVCAHEELLRADFCRDKFSKCGIMATSGLCQSVAISCARSCGGC
- the MFAP2 gene encoding microfibrillar-associated protein 2 isoform X3; translated protein: MEHMERSVLLSSSSSSSSAQRSSVEWMLGTRCHRRGWCCLEDEGVLGPRRRQWRRRRLFSCLPRSRQEEVWGERVRNTERARKGGRSPSGSSGHFLSTQKPHLHPPSMKALFLFLLCLPAALLAQGQYDTEDPAYHDTPYVPYEIESQDYYDYAGNDISPQTPEEQYQYQSQQQNQQEVIPAPTLDAAETEPTEPGPLDCQEEQYPCTRLYSVHKPCKQCLNEICFYSLRRVYVINKEICVRTVCAHEELLRADFCRDKFSKCGIMATSGLCQSVAISCARSCGGC
- the MFAP2 gene encoding microfibrillar-associated protein 2 isoform X2, producing the protein MEHMERSVLLSSSSSSSSAQRFFRNTKLDSTFRKGLLRLQSPGRSSVEWMLGTRCHRRGWCCLEDEGVLGPRRRQWRRRRLFSCLPRSRQEEVWGERVRNTERARKGGRSPSGSSGHFLSTQKPHLHPPSMKALFLFLLCLPALLAQGQYDTEDPAYHDTPYVPYEIESQDYYDYAGNDISPQTPEEQYQYQSQQQNQQEVIPAPTLDAAETEPTEPGPLDCQEEQYPCTRLYSVHKPCKQCLNEICFYSLRRVYVINKEICVRTVCAHEELLRADFCRDKFSKCGIMATSGLCQSVAISCARSCGGC
- the MFAP2 gene encoding microfibrillar-associated protein 2 isoform X1; this translates as MEHMERSVLLSSSSSSSSAQRFFRNTKLDSTFRKGLLRLQSPGRSSVEWMLGTRCHRRGWCCLEDEGVLGPRRRQWRRRRLFSCLPRSRQEEVWGERVRNTERARKGGRSPSGSSGHFLSTQKPHLHPPSMKALFLFLLCLPAALLAQGQYDTEDPAYHDTPYVPYEIESQDYYDYAGNDISPQTPEEQYQYQSQQQNQQEVIPAPTLDAAETEPTEPGPLDCQEEQYPCTRLYSVHKPCKQCLNEICFYSLRRVYVINKEICVRTVCAHEELLRADFCRDKFSKCGIMATSGLCQSVAISCARSCGGC
- the MFAP2 gene encoding microfibrillar-associated protein 2 isoform X6 codes for the protein MKALFLFLLCLPAALLAQGQYDTEDPAYHDTPYVPYEIESQDYYDYAGNDISPQTPEEQYQYQSQQQNQQEVIPAPTLDAAETEPTEPGPLDCQEEQYPCTRLYSVHKPCKQCLNEICFYSLRRVYVINKEICVRTVCAHEELLRADFCRDKFSKCGIMATSGLCQSVAISCARSCGGC
- the MFAP2 gene encoding microfibrillar-associated protein 2 isoform X7, translating into MKALFLFLLCLPALLAQGQYDTEDPAYHDTPYVPYEIESQDYYDYAGNDISPQTPEEQYQYQSQQQNQQEVIPAPTLDAAETEPTEPGPLDCQEEQYPCTRLYSVHKPCKQCLNEICFYSLRRVYVINKEICVRTVCAHEELLRADFCRDKFSKCGIMATSGLCQSVAISCARSCGGC